The following proteins are encoded in a genomic region of Stutzerimonas balearica DSM 6083:
- the murG gene encoding undecaprenyldiphospho-muramoylpentapeptide beta-N-acetylglucosaminyltransferase encodes MAANVLIMAGGTGGHVFPALACAREFQARGYSVHWLGTPRGIENELVPAAGLPLHLIQVSGLRGKSLAALLKAPLQLVRSLLQARRIIRELKPVCVLGLGGYVTGPGGLAARLAGVPLIIHEQNAVAGTANRSLVPLARRVCEAFPDTFKASAKRRTTGNPVREELFLETPRDSLVNRRPRLLVLGGSLGAEPLNKLLPQALARVPAQLRPEVFHQAGKQHAELTQARYAEAAVEARVAPFIKDMAQAYAWADLVICRAGALTVSELAAAGLPSFLVPLPHAIDDHQTRNAGYLARGGAAVLLPQAKTDAAGLAGQLEEVLMHPEKLKAMGVAARQLARPDATRRVVDICLEVAHG; translated from the coding sequence ATGGCCGCTAACGTGCTGATCATGGCTGGCGGAACCGGCGGCCACGTGTTCCCTGCGCTGGCCTGTGCCCGCGAGTTCCAGGCGCGCGGTTACAGCGTGCACTGGCTGGGTACGCCGCGCGGCATCGAGAACGAACTGGTGCCCGCCGCCGGCTTGCCGCTGCACCTGATCCAGGTCAGCGGCTTGCGCGGCAAGAGCCTGGCGGCCCTGCTCAAGGCGCCGCTGCAGCTGGTCCGTTCGCTGCTGCAGGCGCGGCGGATCATCCGCGAACTGAAGCCCGTCTGCGTGCTGGGCCTGGGTGGCTACGTCACCGGCCCGGGCGGCCTGGCCGCACGCCTGGCTGGCGTGCCGCTGATCATCCACGAGCAGAATGCCGTCGCCGGAACGGCCAACCGCAGTCTCGTGCCGCTGGCCCGCCGGGTCTGCGAGGCGTTCCCGGATACGTTCAAGGCCAGCGCCAAGCGCCGTACCACCGGTAACCCGGTGCGCGAGGAGCTGTTCCTCGAGACGCCGCGCGATTCGCTGGTCAACCGCCGGCCGCGTCTGTTGGTCTTGGGCGGCAGCCTTGGCGCCGAGCCGCTGAACAAGCTGCTGCCTCAGGCCCTTGCGCGGGTGCCCGCGCAGTTGCGTCCGGAGGTGTTCCACCAGGCCGGCAAACAGCATGCCGAACTCACCCAGGCACGCTATGCCGAGGCCGCGGTAGAGGCCAGGGTCGCGCCTTTCATCAAGGACATGGCGCAGGCCTATGCCTGGGCCGACCTGGTGATCTGCCGTGCCGGTGCCCTGACCGTCTCCGAACTGGCGGCCGCCGGGCTGCCGTCGTTCCTGGTGCCGCTGCCGCATGCCATCGACGATCACCAGACGCGCAATGCCGGTTATCTGGCCAGGGGCGGCGCTGCCGTGCTTCTGCCGCAAGCCAAGACTGACGCTGCCGGCCTTGCCGGGCAGCTAGAAGAGGTACTGATGCACCCGGAAAAACTAAAGGCCATGGGCGTTGCTGCACGTCAGCTGGCGCGGCCGGATGCGACCCGTCGGGTCGTCGACATCTGCCTGGAGGTGGCACATGGCTAA